A region of Nostoc sp. 'Peltigera membranacea cyanobiont' N6 DNA encodes the following proteins:
- a CDS encoding ABC transporter substrate-binding protein, whose amino-acid sequence MKRIAIAASILGIISGGVVGCTNASPDNNSSATNPDTKPVTNTSAETKTTTGNSKLRSVAFTVGDLSNPFFVLMGQATEAEAKKIGGNNVNVTVVSSAYDLNQQANQIENFTASNTDIIIVNAADKSGIKPAIEKAKQAGRIVIAVDTGAEGGVDATITTNNVQAGEVSCKYIADRLKGKGNVVIVNGPPVDSVIQRVSGCENVLSKYPDIKILSKNQNAEGSRDGGLRVMTDLLTTFPKIDAVFAINDPSGVGAELAANQAQRKDFFIVGVDGAPEAITAIAAKDSLYAATATQNPRGMAEKAVQVGNDILNGKKPSNPTILIPVKLITKDNVSTEKGWK is encoded by the coding sequence ATGAAAAGGATTGCGATCGCAGCTAGCATACTAGGTATCATCAGTGGTGGCGTTGTCGGCTGTACAAATGCTTCTCCCGATAACAACAGTAGTGCTACTAACCCCGATACAAAACCCGTTACAAATACTAGTGCTGAGACTAAAACTACCACTGGGAATTCCAAATTACGATCTGTTGCCTTCACAGTTGGCGATTTAAGTAATCCTTTCTTTGTCCTCATGGGACAAGCAACTGAGGCAGAAGCAAAGAAAATTGGCGGTAATAATGTCAATGTTACCGTAGTTTCCAGTGCCTATGACCTGAATCAACAAGCCAATCAAATTGAAAATTTTACTGCTTCCAATACTGACATTATTATCGTTAATGCTGCTGATAAAAGCGGCATTAAACCAGCAATTGAAAAAGCGAAACAAGCAGGTAGAATTGTCATTGCTGTAGATACAGGTGCTGAAGGAGGTGTGGATGCCACCATCACTACTAATAATGTTCAAGCTGGAGAAGTAAGTTGTAAATATATTGCCGATCGCCTCAAAGGTAAAGGCAATGTAGTAATAGTTAATGGCCCGCCAGTGGACTCAGTAATTCAGCGAGTTAGTGGCTGCGAGAACGTACTGTCCAAATATCCCGATATCAAAATCCTCTCCAAAAACCAGAATGCAGAGGGTAGTCGGGATGGAGGACTGAGAGTTATGACTGACTTGCTCACAACCTTCCCGAAAATTGATGCAGTTTTTGCCATCAACGATCCGAGTGGAGTTGGTGCAGAACTAGCAGCAAACCAAGCACAACGTAAAGATTTCTTTATTGTTGGGGTTGATGGTGCGCCAGAAGCAATCACTGCGATCGCAGCTAAAGACAGTTTATATGCTGCAACCGCTACTCAAAATCCGCGAGGAATGGCCGAAAAAGCAGTTCAGGTTGGAAACGACATTTTAAATGGGAAAAAACCTAGCAATCCTACCATTTTAATTCCAGTCAAGCTGATCACAAAAGATAATGTCAGCACAGAAAAAGGGTGGAAATAA
- a CDS encoding CopG family transcriptional regulator: MNKKWAVKRLTVNLTTEEMKKLENYCALTGRPATDVIRELLRSLEVENSEKSEIGTADSRITVGSGSISQ, translated from the coding sequence ATGAATAAAAAATGGGCTGTTAAACGACTAACAGTAAATCTCACAACCGAAGAAATGAAGAAACTTGAAAACTACTGTGCTTTGACAGGAAGGCCAGCAACAGATGTAATTCGAGAATTGCTCCGATCTCTTGAGGTTGAAAATTCTGAAAAGTCTGAAATTGGAACAGCAGACTCAAGAATAACAGTTGGCAGTGGATCGATCTCACAGTAA
- a CDS encoding response regulator transcription factor codes for MTVHILLVEDEVKLARFVELELSSEGYQVSVAHDGIAGLTLARDSSPDLAILDWMLPGLTGLEICRRLRATGSTVPVILLTAKDEVSDRVAGLDAGADDYVVKPFSIEELLARIRAHLRRTQETDEDVLQFEDLSLNRRTREVFREKRSIELTAKEFHLLEYLLSHPRQVFTRDQILEKVWGYDFMGDSNIIEVYIRYLRLKLEENNEKRLIHTVRGVGYALREQS; via the coding sequence ATGACAGTACATATCCTTTTGGTAGAAGATGAAGTCAAACTGGCACGATTTGTCGAATTAGAACTAAGTAGCGAAGGATACCAAGTAAGTGTAGCCCATGATGGTATTGCCGGTTTAACCTTGGCACGAGACTCATCGCCAGATTTAGCGATTTTGGATTGGATGCTACCAGGACTAACGGGTTTAGAAATTTGTCGCCGTTTGCGAGCAACGGGTAGTACAGTACCAGTGATTTTGTTGACAGCAAAAGATGAAGTGAGCGATCGCGTCGCCGGGTTAGACGCAGGAGCCGATGATTATGTAGTTAAGCCCTTTAGTATTGAGGAATTACTAGCTAGAATTCGCGCTCATCTGCGCCGCACCCAAGAAACAGACGAGGATGTGTTGCAATTTGAAGATTTAAGCTTAAATCGCCGCACTCGTGAAGTTTTTCGCGAAAAACGAAGCATTGAGTTAACAGCAAAAGAGTTTCATTTATTAGAATATCTTCTCTCACATCCCCGTCAGGTGTTTACAAGAGATCAAATATTAGAGAAAGTGTGGGGTTACGATTTCATGGGTGATTCTAATATCATTGAAGTATATATTCGTTATCTACGACTCAAATTGGAAGAGAATAATGAAAAGCGTTTGATTCATACAGTCCGTGGTGTAGGTTATGCACTGCGGGAGCAATCGTAA
- a CDS encoding sensor histidine kinase, which translates to MKQTRKLWIINIDPFSLQSRLTIGIAAFSALVLGSFATWTSWKMQQILVDSHKYGIEEIAKRLPQDVQIYSEMMQPETALQKAINNLANTNTLLWLKSPDNKILVKSATLNLLSDTTVAELMSLTKMPIKPQVYQINQSYFVLCGSSVQVQGKLLGELFVVKDITHEQRMFVVMVQSLVIISFLAIIILTAAIAFYIKRSLQPLRQLNQMASVISADDLGQAQLYLDNAPSEVKELAQTLTMLLSRLSQSWQQEREFVSNVSHELRTPLTIVHGYLQSVLRRQNNLTQTQQEALETAASEAERTIRLLQDLLDLARADNGYLYFQMKCYVLNDLVEEVVMMAEKYSDRIIKIDSEVDRIEVKADYSRLKQVLLNLMDNAIQYSEADTPIVFKLNQLQDKAIIEVCDKGHGIPLQQQARIFERFYRVDESRSHTTGGCGLGLSIVKTLVEGMGGSVSVQSKLGEGSTFTISLPTYSSSI; encoded by the coding sequence GTGAAGCAAACCAGAAAACTTTGGATAATAAATATAGACCCATTTTCATTACAGTCACGCCTCACAATTGGTATCGCTGCATTTTCGGCTTTGGTATTAGGTAGCTTTGCTACATGGACTAGTTGGAAAATGCAGCAAATCTTAGTTGATAGTCATAAGTATGGTATAGAAGAAATTGCCAAGCGTTTACCGCAAGATGTGCAAATTTATAGTGAAATGATGCAGCCTGAGACTGCATTACAAAAGGCCATCAATAATTTGGCAAATACAAACACATTATTATGGCTAAAAAGTCCCGATAATAAAATTTTAGTTAAATCGGCTACTTTAAATTTATTGTCTGATACTACGGTAGCTGAGTTAATGTCCCTGACTAAGATGCCGATTAAACCACAAGTTTATCAAATAAACCAAAGCTATTTTGTTTTATGTGGTAGTTCTGTACAAGTGCAGGGTAAGTTACTGGGTGAGTTATTTGTAGTCAAGGATATTACCCACGAACAGAGAATGTTTGTGGTAATGGTGCAGAGTTTAGTTATTATTAGTTTCCTAGCAATTATTATTTTAACTGCTGCGATCGCATTTTATATTAAACGTTCTCTGCAACCTCTACGCCAGCTAAATCAAATGGCTTCTGTGATTTCGGCTGATGATTTAGGACAAGCACAGCTATATCTTGATAATGCACCGAGCGAAGTTAAAGAATTAGCTCAAACTTTAACCATGCTCTTATCTCGCTTATCCCAATCTTGGCAGCAAGAACGAGAATTTGTGAGTAATGTTTCTCATGAATTACGCACACCTTTAACTATTGTACATGGTTACTTGCAAAGCGTCTTGCGAAGGCAAAATAACTTAACCCAAACCCAACAAGAAGCTTTAGAAACTGCTGCATCGGAAGCAGAACGCACCATCCGTCTGCTACAAGACTTACTTGATTTAGCACGAGCCGATAATGGTTACTTATATTTTCAAATGAAATGTTATGTGCTAAATGACTTGGTTGAAGAAGTGGTGATGATGGCAGAAAAGTATAGCGATCGCATAATCAAAATCGATTCCGAAGTTGACCGAATTGAGGTGAAAGCAGACTATAGCCGTCTCAAACAAGTCTTATTAAATTTGATGGATAATGCTATTCAATATTCTGAAGCTGATACACCTATAGTTTTCAAATTGAATCAACTTCAAGATAAGGCAATTATTGAGGTTTGTGACAAAGGTCATGGTATTCCTTTGCAACAGCAAGCACGGATATTTGAGAGATTTTACCGCGTAGATGAATCCCGCTCTCACACTACTGGGGGTTGTGGTTTGGGTTTATCTATTGTCAAGACACTTGTAGAAGGTATGGGAGGTAGTGTCAGCGTGCAATCAAAGTTAGGTGAAGGGAGTACGTTTACAATCAGTCTACCTACATATAGCAGTTCTATCTGA
- a CDS encoding response regulator — protein MKAPLPDNEKQRIESLLEYKILDTRSEAAFDDLTRLASYICGTPIALISLVDSDRQWFKSKVGLDALETPRDLAFCAHAILQPEVFVVPDATLDERFATNPLVTSDPNVHFYAGVPLTNPEGYALGTLCVIDHVPRNLSPEQVEALRILGRQVIKQLEMRRNLASLVLANHTHKQAQKGRKQFFKRVAGGFGLASAILVLIGVISYQNTRILIDTSNQVQKTQGKINKLEELLSEMKDAETGQRGYILTGQEIYLEPYQAVVANIDPKIAELKDLIADQPSQEKQFATLESLIAAKLAILKQTIYLRQNQGFEAALQVIQTNQGKYLMDDIRKVINEIENEDKRLLQQQSQAAKASANNTVLTLAIAICLSFLILAIVYYFIYREVKERKLAEETLNQERNFISAVLDTASALVIVLDTQGQIVRFNQACEQTTGYSFDEVRGRHFWNLFLIPEEVEPVKAVFEQLRTGEGLKEYENYWVAKDGSRRLISWANAILQDENGSIEYIVSTGVDISDVYDELRLRKRVEQHLKAQYSTTRVLAESTTINEAMPQILQGISESLGWDFSEIWMVNQRVNLLYLLNSWYKLSSKMQEFEILSQQTTFAPGIGLPGRVWASAEPVWIVDVVKDNDFIRSQIAAQAELHGAFGFPIHSGKNILGVITCFSHEIQQPDSDLAKVMNSIGEQVGQFIERKQAEEELQRQNLRSQLFTEITLKIRQSLQIKEILQISVTEVQKILHSDRVLIYQPLADGSESTVVEAVLSGWLAIKEKKLTDAYFQAEYAQQYYLQQYRQKRNLGLADLDIVEVQKRHVELLEQFAVKSNLVIPILVKEELCGLLIVHQCGNSRQWSSFETHLLRQIADQVGIALAQAQMLYAETQQRKELEVARQQAELASKTKSAFLANMSHEIRTPMNAVLGMTGLMLETPLNAEQQDFIETIRISGDALLSLINEILDLSKLEAGEMALETLDFDLSICVEEVLELLAPPAHNKGLEIAALIYPNVPTHLQGDAGRLRQILMNLISNGIKFTSNGEVVVRAELRSQTSTTATIYFSITDTGLGITPEDQSKLFTPFTQVDASTTRKYGGTGLGLAICKQLVSLMGGEIGVESRLGKGSKFWFEVTLPQQLHPIPTESDRFASVKGDRDLLTNRRLLVVDDNATNRKIIYHQATRWGMLVDQAASASIGLKAIQQAAKQKNLYDIAVIDMQMPEIDGLTLGEQIKANSAIAGLPMIMLTSTNQRDEIQRALKIGFAAYLVKPVKPSRLLDTIMTILGTQLEQEESELRGQKLILKNYENNSNNHSPSCRLPTYDSHKLRILLAEDNLVNQKVALKQLQSLGYSADVAGNGKEVLQLLEKIPYDLILMDCQMPVLDGLETTKEIHRWQESSFVSGRRPVVIAMTANAMKEDQQMCLDAGMDDYLSKPVIKEKLASALRRWGSLIFMVKETDTLEQTVSSTDTSSVDLPIDWERLHQLSENNPEFELELLQIFVEDIQPRLEVIKIAIATHNFEQIAQEAHQIKGASANVGATTMHLAAEKLEKLSYNRERRGSTNLISELEEFVKRIQEFLSGEDNNPKV, from the coding sequence ATGAAAGCACCATTACCTGATAATGAAAAACAGCGAATCGAATCTCTTTTGGAGTATAAGATTCTCGATACTCGCTCGGAAGCTGCCTTTGACGATCTCACGCGTCTCGCCTCATATATATGTGGAACTCCTATTGCCCTAATCAGTTTAGTTGATAGCGATCGCCAGTGGTTCAAATCCAAGGTTGGTTTGGATGCCCTAGAAACCCCGCGAGATTTGGCATTCTGCGCCCATGCGATTCTGCAACCGGAGGTTTTTGTTGTACCTGATGCCACACTTGACGAAAGATTTGCGACAAACCCCCTAGTCACCTCTGACCCAAATGTTCATTTTTATGCTGGTGTACCACTAACTAACCCAGAAGGATATGCACTAGGAACGCTTTGTGTAATTGACCATGTGCCAAGAAACTTATCGCCAGAACAAGTTGAAGCATTACGAATTCTAGGTCGTCAAGTAATCAAGCAATTAGAAATGCGGCGCAATTTAGCAAGTTTAGTATTGGCGAATCATACACACAAACAGGCACAGAAGGGACGGAAACAATTTTTTAAAAGAGTAGCTGGAGGGTTTGGGTTAGCATCAGCAATTTTAGTTTTGATTGGCGTGATTTCTTATCAAAATACACGTATATTGATTGATACTAGTAATCAGGTACAAAAAACCCAAGGGAAAATCAATAAACTGGAAGAATTACTGTCCGAGATGAAGGATGCGGAGACTGGACAACGCGGTTATATCCTGACTGGACAAGAAATTTATCTGGAACCTTATCAAGCAGTAGTTGCAAACATCGATCCAAAAATTGCCGAACTGAAGGATTTAATTGCAGATCAACCTAGCCAAGAAAAGCAGTTTGCAACCCTTGAATCTTTGATAGCTGCAAAGCTTGCCATCCTCAAGCAGACTATATACCTGCGTCAAAATCAGGGATTCGAGGCAGCATTGCAGGTAATCCAGACAAATCAGGGAAAATATCTCATGGATGATATTCGCAAAGTCATTAATGAGATAGAGAATGAGGATAAAAGGTTGCTTCAACAGCAATCACAAGCTGCAAAAGCTAGTGCAAACAACACAGTATTGACACTTGCGATCGCTATTTGCCTAAGTTTTCTGATTCTGGCCATAGTCTACTACTTCATTTATCGGGAGGTAAAAGAACGTAAATTAGCAGAGGAAACACTCAACCAAGAACGCAACTTTATTTCAGCAGTCCTTGATACAGCCAGTGCTTTGGTAATAGTCCTGGATACACAAGGGCAAATCGTTCGCTTCAATCAAGCTTGCGAACAAACAACTGGTTACTCATTTGATGAGGTGAGAGGAAGGCATTTCTGGAACCTGTTTCTAATTCCTGAAGAAGTAGAACCAGTTAAAGCAGTTTTTGAGCAGTTGCGAACTGGTGAAGGACTTAAAGAATATGAGAACTATTGGGTAGCAAAGGATGGCAGTCGGCGGCTGATTTCATGGGCTAATGCTATTTTACAAGACGAAAATGGTAGTATTGAATACATTGTTAGCACAGGTGTTGACATCAGCGATGTCTACGACGAGCTTCGTCTACGCAAACGAGTAGAACAGCATCTCAAAGCCCAGTATTCTACAACACGTGTCCTAGCAGAGTCCACTACAATCAACGAAGCCATGCCCCAAATCTTGCAAGGAATCAGCGAGAGTTTGGGATGGGATTTCAGTGAAATTTGGATGGTAAATCAGCGAGTAAATCTACTATATTTACTAAATTCTTGGTATAAACTATCTTCCAAGATGCAAGAATTTGAAATCCTTAGTCAGCAGACCACCTTTGCACCAGGAATTGGCCTACCTGGTCGTGTCTGGGCAAGTGCTGAACCTGTTTGGATCGTTGATGTAGTTAAAGATAACGATTTCATCCGCTCTCAAATCGCTGCCCAAGCAGAACTGCACGGAGCTTTTGGGTTTCCGATCCATAGTGGTAAAAACATTCTTGGTGTCATTACCTGTTTTAGCCATGAAATTCAGCAACCCGACTCAGATTTGGCTAAAGTGATGAATTCTATTGGCGAACAAGTAGGGCAGTTTATTGAGCGCAAGCAAGCAGAAGAAGAACTCCAACGCCAAAATTTGCGATCGCAACTATTTACTGAAATCACCCTGAAGATTCGTCAGTCTTTGCAAATCAAAGAAATTCTCCAAATCAGTGTTACGGAAGTCCAAAAAATTCTCCATAGCGATCGAGTTTTGATTTATCAACCCTTGGCAGATGGATCTGAAAGCACTGTGGTTGAGGCAGTACTTTCTGGCTGGCTAGCAATTAAAGAGAAAAAGCTCACCGATGCTTACTTTCAAGCGGAATATGCACAGCAGTACTATCTACAGCAGTATCGTCAAAAACGCAATCTGGGGCTTGCTGACTTAGATATAGTAGAAGTCCAAAAAAGGCATGTAGAATTACTGGAACAATTTGCGGTTAAATCCAATTTGGTTATACCCATTCTTGTCAAAGAAGAACTCTGCGGTTTGTTGATTGTCCATCAGTGCGGCAATTCTCGCCAATGGTCTAGCTTTGAAACTCATCTTTTACGCCAAATAGCCGATCAAGTCGGTATTGCCTTAGCCCAAGCCCAAATGTTATATGCAGAAACTCAACAGCGAAAAGAACTCGAAGTTGCCCGCCAACAAGCTGAATTAGCTTCTAAAACTAAAAGTGCCTTTTTGGCAAACATGAGTCATGAAATTCGGACTCCGATGAATGCTGTGTTGGGAATGACAGGCTTAATGTTAGAAACTCCCCTAAACGCGGAGCAACAGGATTTTATCGAAACAATTCGCATTAGTGGAGATGCTCTTTTAAGCCTAATCAACGAAATTTTGGATCTGTCCAAGCTTGAAGCTGGGGAAATGGCACTCGAAACTCTAGATTTTGACTTATCTATCTGTGTAGAAGAGGTGTTGGAATTATTGGCTCCCCCAGCCCATAATAAGGGATTAGAAATTGCAGCATTAATCTATCCCAACGTTCCCACCCATCTCCAAGGCGATGCTGGCCGTCTGCGGCAAATTCTCATGAACCTGATTAGCAATGGGATCAAGTTTACCAGCAATGGAGAGGTAGTAGTCCGAGCAGAATTGCGATCGCAAACTTCTACTACAGCCACCATTTATTTTTCCATTACAGATACCGGTCTTGGCATTACCCCTGAAGACCAATCCAAACTCTTTACCCCATTTACCCAAGTAGATGCTTCCACCACTCGTAAATATGGCGGCACAGGTTTGGGATTAGCCATCTGCAAGCAACTAGTAAGCTTGATGGGAGGAGAAATTGGCGTAGAAAGTCGATTGGGGAAAGGATCTAAATTTTGGTTTGAAGTAACTCTCCCCCAACAACTTCACCCGATTCCTACAGAAAGCGATCGCTTTGCCAGCGTCAAGGGCGATCGCGATCTTCTGACTAATCGGCGCTTGTTAGTGGTGGATGACAATGCCACTAATCGCAAAATCATCTACCATCAAGCTACCCGTTGGGGGATGTTGGTAGATCAAGCTGCTTCGGCTAGTATTGGACTCAAAGCTATTCAGCAGGCTGCCAAACAAAAAAATCTTTATGACATTGCTGTGATTGATATGCAGATGCCAGAAATAGATGGACTGACCTTGGGAGAACAAATTAAGGCAAATTCAGCGATCGCTGGGCTACCGATGATTATGCTTACTTCTACTAATCAACGCGATGAAATCCAACGGGCGCTAAAAATAGGATTTGCTGCTTATTTGGTCAAACCTGTTAAACCGTCCCGACTCCTCGATACCATCATGACTATTTTAGGAACGCAGTTGGAACAAGAGGAATCAGAATTGAGGGGTCAGAAGTTAATACTGAAAAATTACGAAAACAACAGCAACAATCATTCTCCTAGCTGCCGCCTTCCGACTTATGACTCTCATAAATTAAGAATTCTTTTAGCTGAAGATAATCTGGTGAATCAGAAAGTTGCCTTGAAGCAACTCCAAAGCCTGGGTTATAGCGCTGATGTTGCCGGTAATGGAAAAGAAGTTTTACAGTTATTAGAAAAAATCCCCTACGATTTAATTCTGATGGATTGCCAAATGCCAGTTCTCGATGGTTTAGAAACCACAAAAGAAATTCATCGTTGGCAAGAAAGCAGCTTTGTTAGTGGTCGTCGTCCTGTAGTAATTGCGATGACAGCTAATGCGATGAAAGAAGACCAACAAATGTGTCTAGATGCAGGTATGGACGACTATTTGAGTAAGCCAGTAATCAAAGAAAAATTGGCCTCGGCGTTACGGCGTTGGGGAAGTCTGATATTCATGGTAAAAGAAACAGATACCTTGGAGCAGACAGTTTCTTCTACAGATACAAGTTCAGTTGACCTCCCAATTGATTGGGAACGGTTGCATCAACTCTCAGAAAACAATCCCGAATTTGAATTGGAACTACTACAAATATTCGTTGAAGATATTCAACCTCGGCTAGAGGTAATTAAAATAGCGATCGCAACTCATAATTTTGAGCAAATAGCGCAAGAAGCCCATCAAATCAAAGGTGCTAGTGCTAATGTTGGAGCGACAACTATGCATCTGGCAGCAGAAAAACTAGAAAAATTATCTTACAATCGAGAGCGTCGAGGTAGTACTAACTTAATCTCGGAATTAGAAGAGTTTGTGAAACGCATTCAAGAATTTTTGAGCGGCGAAGATAATAACCCAAAGGTTTGA
- a CDS encoding ABC transporter substrate-binding protein yields MKRILLIVGILGFTVVSCTNSTPNDNSATNTGTNTATNTSLETKENSPNRKLQTIGVALGDLGNPFYNAVQKGAEIEAKRIGDNIRVNAVSSGFDLNQQSNQIENFTAANTDLIILSAVDKKGVKPVIERARLAGKVVIAVDSAVDADVDAMISSNNTQAGEVACQYIADRIKGQGSVVILNGTPMDSINQRVSGCEKSLAKYPNIKLISKDQNAEGTRDGGLRVMSDLLTTFPKIDAVFATNDQSGVGADLAARQAKRKEFFIVGVDGSPDATKAMEDKDGVFAATAAQNPAGMAEKAVQIGNDIIQGKKPESPDILIPVNLVTRDNLSSYKGW; encoded by the coding sequence ATGAAGAGAATTTTGCTCATAGTTGGCATACTAGGTTTCACTGTTGTTAGCTGCACAAATAGCACTCCAAATGACAATTCTGCTACTAATACTGGTACTAACACTGCTACCAACACTAGCTTAGAGACTAAAGAAAATAGTCCAAATAGAAAATTGCAAACAATTGGTGTCGCCTTGGGTGACTTGGGAAACCCTTTTTATAATGCAGTGCAGAAGGGAGCGGAGATAGAAGCTAAGAGAATTGGGGATAATATCAGGGTTAATGCAGTTTCCAGTGGCTTCGATCTGAACCAACAAAGCAACCAAATTGAAAATTTTACTGCTGCGAATACTGATTTAATTATCCTCAGTGCTGTTGACAAAAAAGGAGTTAAACCAGTAATCGAGCGAGCAAGGCTTGCAGGTAAGGTTGTGATTGCCGTAGATTCAGCCGTTGATGCAGATGTAGATGCAATGATTAGCTCCAACAATACCCAAGCTGGAGAGGTTGCTTGTCAATATATTGCCGATCGCATCAAAGGTCAAGGTAGTGTAGTCATTCTCAACGGTACGCCGATGGATTCAATCAATCAGCGAGTCAGTGGCTGCGAGAAGTCATTAGCCAAATACCCTAATATCAAACTCATCTCTAAAGACCAAAACGCTGAAGGGACAAGGGATGGAGGATTGAGAGTGATGAGTGATTTGCTTACAACCTTTCCCAAAATAGATGCCGTTTTTGCCACCAACGATCAAAGCGGTGTGGGTGCAGACTTAGCCGCTAGACAAGCAAAACGCAAAGAATTTTTTATTGTTGGGGTTGATGGTTCGCCAGATGCAACCAAAGCAATGGAAGACAAAGATGGTGTATTTGCTGCAACTGCGGCGCAAAATCCCGCAGGGATGGCCGAAAAAGCGGTTCAGATTGGCAACGATATCATCCAGGGTAAAAAACCTGAGTCACCGGACATTCTGATTCCAGTCAACTTGGTTACTAGAGATAACCTCAGCAGCTACAAAGGCTGGTAA
- a CDS encoding inositol oxygenase family protein encodes MSQTVRNSIEQTQYNPLHSLEEWEKDLLNRYPDPDSIVKEGKTTEAYRNYETLTRDTVKEFYRLNHINQTYNFVLEKQKNFLKFDKKEMSVWDAVEFLNQLVDDSDPDTDMDQLQHLLQTSEAIRADGHPDWMVLTGFFHDMGKVLCLFGEPQWATVGDTYPVGCAFSDKIVFSEFFKENPDYNNPNYNTTYGIYEPNCGLSNVCMSWGHDEYFYQMMKNYLPEPALYMLRYHSFYPQHRENAYNHLMDKHDTEMFKWVNLFNPYDLYSKNPIPPDWQKLRPYYEDLVAKYLPATLKF; translated from the coding sequence ATGTCTCAAACTGTAAGGAATTCCATCGAACAAACTCAATACAATCCCTTGCATTCGCTAGAAGAGTGGGAAAAAGATTTACTCAATCGCTATCCCGATCCAGACAGCATAGTTAAAGAAGGTAAAACCACTGAAGCGTACAGAAATTACGAAACACTGACCAGAGACACAGTGAAAGAATTTTATCGCTTAAATCATATTAATCAAACATATAATTTTGTCCTTGAGAAACAAAAGAATTTTCTCAAGTTTGATAAAAAAGAAATGTCCGTTTGGGATGCGGTTGAATTTTTGAATCAATTAGTAGATGATTCAGATCCTGATACAGACATGGATCAGTTACAGCACTTATTGCAAACATCAGAAGCCATTCGCGCCGATGGTCATCCTGACTGGATGGTACTTACTGGCTTCTTTCACGATATGGGGAAGGTGCTTTGCCTATTTGGTGAGCCTCAATGGGCTACTGTTGGTGATACTTATCCTGTGGGTTGTGCATTCTCTGATAAAATTGTTTTCTCGGAATTTTTCAAAGAAAACCCCGATTACAATAATCCCAATTACAACACTACTTATGGTATTTACGAACCGAATTGTGGATTGAGTAATGTATGCATGTCATGGGGTCATGATGAGTATTTCTATCAGATGATGAAAAACTATTTACCTGAACCTGCATTGTACATGCTTCGCTACCACTCATTTTATCCTCAACACCGGGAAAACGCATATAACCATTTGATGGATAAACACGACACAGAAATGTTTAAATGGGTGAATTTATTCAATCCTTATGATTTGTATTCAAAAAACCCTATTCCTCCTGATTGGCAAAAATTAAGACCATACTATGAAGATTTAGTGGCTAAATATTTACCAGCGACGTTAAAGTTTTAA